A single window of Papaver somniferum cultivar HN1 unplaced genomic scaffold, ASM357369v1 unplaced-scaffold_139, whole genome shotgun sequence DNA harbors:
- the LOC113335249 gene encoding uncharacterized protein LOC113335249: protein MALSIKPQNSVIEQQRIIIKNKYGENLVGVLHETGSTKVIILCHGFSSNKESNINLSVADALTNQGISVFRFEFPGNGESEGTSEFGNCNKEADDLHSAVRYFSRMKRVIGGILGHSKGGNTVLIYASKYHDVPIVINVSGCYDMKKLTEQHLGKDFMERIKENGFIDVKDKEGNIKFRLTEESLLERLAIDMRAVCLSIAKDCRVFTVHGSEDDLVPVEDAFEFAKIIHNHKLHIVRGADHVFDNHQGELVEVVVKFIRESL, encoded by the exons ATGGCTCTATCTATCAAACCCCAAAATTCAG TGATTGAACAACAAAGAATTATCATAAAAAACAAGTATGGTGAAAATCTTGTTGGTGTCTTACACGAAACCGGGTCAACCAAAGTTATAATCTTATGCCATGGATTTTCATCCAATAAG GAATCAAATATTAATTTGAGCGTAGCTGATGCTTTAACAAACCAAGGAATTAGCGTATTTCGGTTTGAGTTTCCCGGGAATGG CGAAAGTGAAGGTACATCTGAGTTCGGAAACTGCAATAAAGAGGCTGATGATTTGCATTCTGCAGTCCGATATTTCTCAAGGATGAAACGGGTTATAGGTGGAATCCTTGGCCATAGTAAAG GAGGAAATACGGTGCTCATATATGCATCCAAATATCATGATgtacctattgttataaacgtTTCTGGATGCTACGACATGAAGAAATTAACTGAACAACACTTGGGTAAAGATTTTATGGAAAGAATCAAGGAAAACGGATTTATAGATGTCAAGGACAAAGAAG GAAATATCAAGTTCCGCCTAACAGAAGAGAGTTTACTGGAACGCCTGGCTATTGATATGCGTGCAGTATGCCTTTCAATTGCCAAGGACTGCAG GGTCTTCACTGTTCATGGCTCTGAGGATGACCTTGTACCTGTGGAAGATGCTTTCGAGTTTGCCAAAATCATACATAACCACAAATTGCACATTGTGAGAGGTGCTGATCACGTTTTCGACAACCATCAGGGTGAGTTAGTTGAGGTGGTGGTGAAATTCATTAGAGAATCTCTTTAG
- the LOC113335190 gene encoding V-type proton ATPase catalytic subunit A — translation MPSVYGARLTTFEDEEKESEYGYVRKVSGPVVVADGMAGAAMYELVRVGHDSLIGEIIRLEGDSATIQVYEETAGLTVNDPVLRTHKPLSVELGPGILGNIFDGIQRPLKTIARLSGDVYIPRGVAVPALDKDILWEFQPKKLGEGDNLTGGDLYATVFENSLMQHHIALPPDAMGKITYVAPAGQYSLSDTVLELEFQGVKKSFTMLQTWPVRTPRPVASKLAADTPLLTGQRVLDALFPSVLGGTCAIPGAFGCGKTVISQALSKYSNSDTVVYVGCGERGNEMAEVLMDFPQLTMTLPDGREESVMKRTTLVANTSNMPVAAREASIYTGITIAEYFRDMGYNVSMMADSTSRWAEALREISGRLAEMPADSGYPAYLAARLASFYERAGKVKCLGGPDRTGSVTIVGAVSPPGGDFSDPVTSATLSIVQVFWGLDKKLAQRKHFPSVNWLISYSKYSTALESFYDKFDSDFIDIRTKAREVLQREDDLNEIVQLVGKDALAETDKIILETAKLLREDYLAQNAFTPYDKFCPFYKSVWMMRNIIHFYNLANQAVERGAGMDGHKITYSVIKQRLGDLFYRLVSQKFEDPAEGEAALVAKFTKLHEDLTSGFRNLEDETR, via the exons ATGCCATCTGTATATGGAGCTAGATTAACAACATTCGAAGATGAGGAGAAAGAAAGCGAATACGGATACGTTCGTAAG GTATCAGGTCCAGTCGTGGTTGCCGATGGAATGGCAGGAGCTGCTATGTACGAACTTGTACGTGTTGGTCATGACAGTCTTATTGGGGAAATTATTCGATTAGAAGGAGATTCTGCTACCATTCAAG TATACGAAGAAACAGCTGGTTTGACAGTGAATGACCCCGTTTTACGAACCCACAAG CCTCTTTCGGTGGAGTTGGGACCTGGAATTTTAGGAAACatttttgacggaattcag AGACCTTTGAAAACTATTGCCAGACTATCTGGTGATGTCTACATCCCCCGTGGTGTTGCTGTCCCTGCTCTTGACAAGGATATATTATGGGAGTTCCAACCTaagaaattag GCGAGGGAGATAATTTAACTGGTGGAGACTTGTATGCT ACCGTCTTTGAGAACAGTTTGATGCAACATCACATTGCACTTCCACCTGATGCTATGGGAAAGATCACCTACGTTGCCCCAGCTGGTCAATACTCACTGAGT GATACTGTGCTAGAGCTTGAGTTCCAAGGTGTTAAAAAATCATTTACCATGCTTCAG ACTTGGCCTGTCCGTACTCCAAGACCCGTTGCATCAAAACTTGCCGCTGATACACCTCTTCTAACTGGGCAG CGTGTTCTTGATGCTCTTTTCCCCTCAGTTCTTGGAGGTACTTGTGCCATTCCTGGAGCTTTTGGTTGTGGAAAGACAGTTATTAGTCAAGCTCTTTCTAAg TACTCTAACTCTGACACCGTGGTTTACGTTGGTTGTGGAGAAAGAGGAAATGAGATGGCTGAG GTTCTTATGGATTTCCCTCAATTGACCATGACATTGCCTGATGGCCGTGAAGAGTCTGTCATGAAACGTACAACTCTTGTAGCTAACACATCTAACATGCCTGTGGCTGCTCGAGAGGCCTCCATCTATACAG GAATCACAATTGCTGAATACTTCAGAGATATGGGTTACAACGTTAGTATGATGGCTGATTCTACATCTCGATGGGCAGAGGCTTTGAGAGAAATTTCAGGACGTCTG GCTGAGATGCCTGCTGATAGTGGTTATCCTGCATATCTGGCAGCACGTTTAGCCTCTTTCTACGAGCGTGCTGGTAAAGTGAAATGTCTTGGTGGCCCAGACCGTACCGGTAGTGTCACCATTGTTGGTGCTGTTTCTCCTCCTGGAGGAGATTTCTCTGATCCTGTTACTTCTGCAACCCTCAGTATTGTTCAG GTCTTTTGGGGTCTTGACAAGAAACTTGCTCAGAGAAAGCATTTCCCTTCTGTAAACTGGCTTATTTCCTACTCGAAGTATTCAACG GCCTTGGAATCTTTCTATGATAAGTTTGATTCAGACTTTATCGACATCAGGACAAAAGCTCGTGAGGTGCTCCAGAGAGAAGATGATCTGAATGAAATTGTCCAG CTTGTCGGTAAAGATGCTTTGGCAGAAACTGACAAGATCATCTTGGAAACTGCCAAGCTTCTAAGAGAGGACTACCTTGCCCAGAATGCATTTACCCC ATACGATAAATTTTGTCCCTTCTACAAGTCCGTTTGGATGATGCGCAACATTATCCATTTCTACAATTTGGCCAACCAG GCTGTGGAGCGCGGAGCTGGAATGGACGGCCACAAGATAACATACAGTGTTATCAAGCAGCGGTTGGGTGATCTCTTCTACCGTTTAGT GTCTCAGAAATTCGAGGATCCTGCTGAAGGAGAGGCTGCTTTGGTTGCAAAATTCACTAAACTTCACGAGGATCTGACCAGCGGTTTCAGAAACCTAGAAGATGAAACCCGATAG